DNA from Kitasatospora acidiphila:
CTCGGCGTGGGCGCTCGGCCAGGTGGTGGTGCTGGGCCTGGGCACGGACGGGCAGACCGGCGCCAATCTGGCGGCCCGGCCGGAGCTGGTGATCAGCCTGCCCGAGCCGCACCAGTGGCCGCAGGTGGAGCGGCTCGGCGAGCTCACCGGCAGGGCGGAACCGCGCACCCACCCGCGCCGGGTGTTCCAGTACGAGCCCGACAAGTTCGCGGCGGGCGGCTGGCACCCGCAGCCGTCGGTGGCGGTGCGCCCGCCCCGCGTGGCGCAGTGCCCGCTGCAACTCGAAGCCCGCGCGCAGCGGGTCGGCACCGACGCCGCCGGCGACTTCCTGATCGTGGAGGCCCGGGTGCTCAAGGTGCACGCGGACCCGCGCCTGGTGGTGCCCGGAACCCAGCACATCGAACCGGCTGCCTGGAGCCCGCTGATCTACAACTTCCGGCACTACTTCGGCCTCGGCCCGGAACTCGGCTCCGCCGACATCACCGAGACCCCGCGCGGCCGCGAGTAGCGCGTCACGAGCGCCGCGGCGGCCTACCATCAGGAAAAGGGGGCCGCGGCGGCCGTGAACGACCGGTGCGGCCCAGGCACCGCACCGCACCGCGAGAGCGCACGCAGCGATGGTTCTGTTCGTCGGCACTTCGGGCTGGCAGTACGACGACTGGCGCGGCGTCCTCTACGAACCGGGGACACCGCGCCGGCAGTGGCTTGCGCGGTACGCCGAGCGCTTCAGCACCGTCGAGAACAACGCCGCCTTCTACCGGCTGCCGCCAGCCGACACCTTCGCCGACTGGCGCGACCGGACACCGCCCGGCTTCCGGATGGCGGTCAAGGCGAGCCGCTACCTCACCCACATCAAGCGGCTGCGCGATCCCGCCGAGCCCGTCCAGCGGCTGTGCGCCGCCGTGGCCGGCCTGGGTGACCGCCTCGGCCCGGTCCTGCTGCAGCTGCCGCCCACCCTGCGGGCCGACCCCGGGCTGCTGGAGGCCTGCCTGGGCTGCTTCCCACCGCAGCTGCGGGTGGCCGTCGAGCCGCGCCACCAGTCGTGGTGGACCCGGGAGGTCCGTTCCGTGCTGACCAGGCACAACGCGGCACTGTGCTGGGCCGACCGCCGGTCCCGCCCGGTCACTCCGCTGTGGCGCACCGCCGACTGGGGCTATCTGCGCTTCCATGAGGGCCTGGCACACCCGTTCCCCCGGTACGGTAAGCAAGCGCTCGGTCACTGGGCGGCGCGGGTCGCCGAGACCTGGCCGAACACCGCCGACGTCCACGCCTACTTCAACAACGACCTCGGCGGAGCCGCCGTGCTCGACGCCGCCGCCTTCGCGGCGATCGCCGCCCGCACGGGCCGCACCGTCGCCCCCGTCCCCATCCTTACGACCCGGTGAGGTACCCGTGATCCGCAACCGAGTGATCGTCTCCGGCCAGGTGCAGGGAGTGTTCTTCCGCGACAGCTGCCGCGTGCTGGCCCAGGAGAACAGCGTGAACGGCTGGGTCCGCAACCTGCCCGACGGCACCGTGGAGGCCGTCTTCGAGGGGCCGCCGGCCGGCGTCGCCCAGCTGCTCCGCTGGAGCCACCACGGCCCGGAGGGCGCGGTGGTGGAGCACGTCAGCCAGCACGAGGAGACGCCCGAGGGGCTGACCTCCTTCGAGGTGCGGTGATCCCGTCCCGAGGACGGCCGCGCCGAACCGTGTCGTGCGGGTACGGATGACCTTTGGTGACGCGGTGTCATCCGGGCGGCCGCGCTGAGTTGTCGTCCGTCGGGCATCCGGCTTGCCTGGTGCTAGCTCTGCTGCTGCGTCAGTGGTGGAGCCGGCACCATCCTCCACCCCTTGAGGGAGCAAGCATGCCCGCACCACGTCGTTTGGCGCTCACTGCCTCGGTCGCCCTGCTGGCGGCCCTCGGCAGCGCGGCCCCCGCACTCGCGGCTCCGACTCGCCCGGCCACTGGGACCCACCCGGCCACCGCTGCCGACCCGGCCACATTGACCCACCCGGCCGTCCAGCAGCTCACGGCGCTGCTCGGCCTCCCGCCGCTCGTGCACCACCTCACCGTGCACGGGCACCAGACCAAGCCGCGGATCCCGAGCTCGGCACCCGCCCACCTGGTCGGGCCGCACGGTGAGACGCCGGCCAACCAGAACTACAGCGCCAACTGGGCCGGCTACGTCGCCAACGCCAACAGCGGCACCGGCCCGTACAAGACCGTGAGTGCGAACTGGACCGCGCCGACGGCCACCTGCACCAGCCAGGACACCTACTCGTCCTTCTGGGTCGGCCTGGACGGCGACGGCAGCGACACCGTCGAGCAGACCGGCACCTCGGCGGACTGCTCGGGCGGCTCGCCGGTCTACTACGCCTGGTACGAGATGTACCCGGCCTACCCCGTGCAGCTCCCCGACCACGTGCAGCCCGGCGACCAGCTCAGCGCGAGCGTCGTCACCGACGGTTCGGGCAGCTTCACGCTCACGATCAGCGACTCCAGCCAGGGCTGGACCGAGAGCACCAGCCAGCAGCTGTCCGGGGCCCAGCTGGCCTCCGCCGAGGTGATCGCCGAGGCGCCGAGCAGCAACGCCGGGGTACTGCCGCTGACCGACTTCGGCACGGTCCAGTTCAGCGGGGCCAGCGTCAACGGCGGCTCGCTGACGGCCGCCAACCCGGAGAAGGTCGACATGGCAGCCAATGGCGTGCTCAAGGCCGCCACTTCGGACCTGTCCGGCGGCACCGACTTCTCGGTGGCCTGGAAGAGCACCTGAACGCGCTCCACCCGCTGACTGGTTGAGCTGCCGACGCGGCGCCGGGGCACGAACGACCGTGCCCCGGCGCCGCGTTGCGCGTGTTCGGCGAGGATCAGCTGTTGCTCAGCTTCTCGGCCTGGTACATGCCGCACGCCGCCGTCTGGAAGTAGCCGGCGGAGACCCAGTACCCCGACGGGATCGGCGAGTCCGCGCAGGCGGTGATGCCGTTGTAGACGATGCCGAGGCTACCGCCCAGGTACTGGCCGCAGCTGTTGACCGTGTAGTTGCCGGTGATCACGTAGTTGGCGGGGATCGGCGAGTTGCCGCAGAACTGCATGCCGTTGTAGGCGGCGGTGAGGTTGGCGGCCTGGTAGATGCCGCAGGCCCCGAGCGTGTAGTTGGACGTGATCACATAGCCCGACGGGATCGGCGAGTTGCCGCAGATCTGGATGCCGTTGGAGACGGTCCTGATCACCTCGCTGTAGTACTGGCCGCACGGCCCGCTGGGACCCTCCGAGGTGATCACGTAGTTGCCGGGATCGCCCCGTTGCCGTTCCCGCAGATGGTGATGCCGCTGTACGGCGTGTTGAGCGTGCCGCCCTGGTAGCTGCCGCAGTTGTTGGTGGTGTAGTTGGAAGTGAGCACATAGCCCGACGGGATCGGCGAGTTGTCGCAGATCTGGATGCCGTTGTACGGGAGCTGGATGGTCTCGGTGAGGTAGCCGCCGGTACAGGTGTTGGTGAGCGTCTCCGAGGTGATCACATAGCCGGGCGGCACCGGTTGGCTGCCGCACACCGTGGCCGCCTGCGCGGTGGCGCCGAACCAGACGAGGCCACCGGCCACCATGGCCAGCACGGCGACCAGCCGGCCCAGCCAAATTCCTGCGAACTTCATGGGTCCCCACTTCTCTCGTCCCGGTCCGGGCGGACCGGGCATGACCTGCCGTCATGGCCGTGCGGTCACGGCTGTCCGGCTCGGCCACCACACTGGGGCGGCGCGCTGCGGCAGCCAACAGCCGCCGCGGATGGACAAACAATCGTGGAAAATCCGCCGCCGCCGACCCGCCGCACCGCCTGGTTGGCCGGGGTCCGGTCAGGGGCTGGTGCTCGCCCAGCCCTGGTTGGCGTCGACGGTCGCCAGCGGGGCGACGGAGGTGCCGCTCGCGGTGCCGAAGCTGACACAGACCGGGGTCGCCGTGTCGATCACGACCAGCGGGTTGCGGGACCGGTGTCGAGCTTGGCGAAGAGCAGCACGGTGCCGCCGACCGCCTGGGCCGGGTCGCCGGGGTTGACGGTCACCGGGTGCCGCCACACCCACTCACCCCAGGTGATGGTGGTCGGCACCTCGGTGGTTCCTCCGGTGGGGCCGGCGAGTTGGGCGTACACCTGCCCGGTGTAGGCCTGGGCGTACTGGTAGACCCAGTGGGTGCGCGCCTGGCAGCCGGAGCCCTGGGCGGGCCACGGCGCCGGTGAGGGGGCGGGGACGATCACGACGGAGGGCATCGGCGTCGGCCGGGGGGCGGCCGCGGCTGCCGCGCCCTGGGTGGAGTGGCCCGGCAGCGCGGCGCCCATCGGGATGCCGACGGCCAGCCCCACCGCCAGGGCCGCCAGCATCCGCAGGCGCGGGGGCGGTGTCGGCAGCCTGCGGCGCGGCGCGGCAGGCCGTGGTGGTGGCGGCTCGGCGGGGGCTGCGAGGGTGCGGGGTCGGCGGGGAGAGGGGTGGGCTCCTGGGGTGCCGGGTCCGGGGCGGCCGCCTGCGCGATGGCCGCCTGGGTCGCCTCCCAGCGCTCCCGCCACGGGGCAGTCTCGCTGTGTCCGCAGGCGTGCACGAAGGCCTCGACCGTCGGCCAGGTCGGGAACTCCACGCCGCCGGCCGCCTCGGAGAGCGCGGAGATGGAGCGGTGGGCCCGCCGGCTCATGGCGGCGAAGGTGGGGTTCCCGGCGCTTTCACGGGCGGCCCGCAGTAGTGCGGCGAACTCGGCCACCGGGCCGCCAGACATGTCCAAGTCTCGCTGTCTACGGCCCATTTGTGCCCTTTCCGGTCGGATTTCGTGTGCCGGGGCGTACTCTGGCACATCCGAAGGCCGGGCGGAGCAGCGCTTTTCGGCCGACTGGCGGCGACCGGTGGCCGAGAACGGGCGATCGCCCGACGGCTCAGGCGAGCAGCTTCGCCTTCGCCTTCTGGTACTCCTCCTCGGTGATGGCACCACCGTTCTTCAGCTCGGCCAGCTTGGCCAGTTGGTCGGCCTGGCTCGCGCTGCTGCCGCCGGCCGCGTCGCGGATGTAGGCCTGGAACGCGGCCTCGCTCTTCTTGGCCTGCTCGATGTCGCGTTCGCCCATGCTGTGCCCGCGGGCGATCAGGTACACCAGGACGCCCAGGAACGGCAGGATGATCACGAAGAACACCCAGCCCGCCTTGCCCCAGCCCTTCAGGTCGTGGCTGCGGAAGATGTCCGTGATCACCTTGAAGAGCAGGAAGAGCCAGACGATCCAGAGGAAGAACTCCAGCATCGTCCAGAACAGATCGAGCAGCGGGTAGTTGTGCATCGTGGGCGCTCCCTCGCGGGCCGGACGGACGGTGCCGTCAGCGGTGCCGCCATGCGGGCGGGGTGGGCGGCTGACCAGGGCAGCCGTATTCGCGAGCGTATGACCCGAAGATGCCTTCTGCCCGATTTATTGCGCCATGAGGTGCCGCTTCGCGAGCACGGCATCGTGCTGCCCGAGCCGTACCGGACCTTCGTCGCGGAGATCACCGACGGCTCCTACCGGGGGCTGGCGGAGCGTCAGTTCAGCGGCCGGTCCACCACCGCCAGCAGGTAGGCCGCCTCGACCACGATGTCCGCGCCACCTGACCGGTTCCACTCGGTGAAGACGGCGGCCAGGTCGTGGTGGAGCGCGGTCCAGCTGCCGTCCGCTATCAGGCGGGCCCGCTCGGCCTGCAGGTGGCCGGCCGTGCGGACCCAGAACTCGGCCGCCGCGACCGGTGACGGGAACTCGAAGCGCACCTGCTCGACGGTGGCCGACACCGCCAGCGGCGCGAACAGCGCGCGCAGCACGTCGAGGTCGCCCCAGCGGGTCGGCGGCTGACCACCGGGCGGCGGGGGCGGCAGATAGCGGGACGCCGCGCGGTTGGTGGCGGCCATGAAGCCGTCGGGCGTCCAGGCGGCCGACACGATCCGTCCGCCCGGCGCGCAGCAGCGCACCAGCGCGTCGGCCGCCCGCCGGGCGTCCGGGGCGTACATGGCGCCGAAGACGGTGACCACGCGGTCGTAGCTGCCGCGCAGCCCGTCGGCGGCGGCCGGCTGCCAGGCGATCGGCAGCTGCTCGGCGCGGGCCCGCTCCACCGCCAGCCCCAGCAGCTCGGGGGTCGGGTCGGCGCCGGTGGCCAGCGCACCGCGTCGGGCGGCGGCCAGCACGGCGTTGCCGGTGCCGCAGCCGACGTCCAGCAGAGTGGTGCCGTCCGCCACCTCGGCCGCGGTGACCACCCGGTCCGCCACGGCGGTGAGGCGCCGCGCCATCGCGGGGTAGTCGCCGGCGGCCCAGGTCGAGGTCGAGGTGGCGCTGGGCGGGGGAGTGTCGGTCACGGCGGTGCCCTTCCAGGTTGCTGCGGTCGGCCGGAGTCGAGCCTCCTATGGTCTGATGGTCCGTCGGTGGTACAAGAACTGGACCGGACCGGGGGTGGGTCGCGGATGCGGCACGGGATCGAGTACTGCCCGGTGTCGGTGGGGGCGGAGCTGGTCGGCGACCGGTGGACCCTGCTGGTGCTGCGTGAACTGCTGCTCGGCTCCCGCCGGTTCAACGACATCCACCGCGGGCTGCCCGGCATCAGCCGCACCCTGCTGTCGGCGCGGCTGCGGCGGATGAGCGCGCACGGGCTGGTGGAGCGCGAGCTCGACGACGGCGGACGGCCCGAGTACCGGCTGAGCCGGGCGGGGGCGGAGCTTGAGCCGGTGGTCTGGCAGCTCGGCGACTGGGCCAGGCGCTGGGCCTTCGGTGACCCGGAGGCCGAACAGCTCGACGGTGGTTGGCTGTTGTGGCGGCTGCGGCAGTTCGTCAAGGTCGCCGCGCTGCCCGCGCGGCGGGTGGTGGTGGAGTTCGCCTTCCACGACCCGGACGAGCTGGGCTGGTTGGTGCTGGCGCCGGGCGAGGTGAGCGCCTGCCGACGGCACCCGGGCTATGAGGTCGACGTCTGGGTGACGGCCGACCAGGCCGAGTTCCACCGGGTCGTCGCCGGCAGCGGCTCCCTGGCCGCCGCGCGGCGCTCGGGCCTGCTGGAGCTCGCCGGCGAACCGGGTCTGGTGGCCGCCTTCCCGCGCTGGTTCGCCTGGCGGGACGGCAGTTGAGCTGACCGCCCGCAGTGCGGCTCCGCTGCTCGGCGGCTACTGACCAAGCGCGTCGGCGCAGTGCCGGTGGGGGTGTCAACTCACAGGTGAGCGCGGCTACTTGGCGTTCAGCGTGATGAGTGTCACGCCTCGGTTCAAGCCAACCTTGTCTGAATCCTTCACTTCTCATCCCCGCGCTCTTCATTCTGACGATGCGTCAGGTACGGTGAGCTAGTGAAATATCACATTGCAACAGCGTCGGAGTCTCCGATGCCGTGCGCCGTCCGGTGCCCACTGCCCTGGCGGTCCTCAACTCACCAACCCTGGAAGGAAGATCCCATGTCCCGATCCCTGCTGCTCGCTGCCGGTGCGGCGAGTCTCGCGCTGCTCGGCGCGGCGCCCGCACAGGCGGCCACCGTGCACCCGGCCACCGTCTCCCCGGCGGTGGCCGGGCAGCCGGTGTGCGCCACCGGCATGCAGTCCGGGCTGGCCACCACGGTGTGCGCCACGGTCTCCGGCGACAGTGTCTCCGTCACCGGTCAGATCGCGCTGGCCGGTCCGCCGAGCGACCCCACCGGCGCCGGCCCGACCGGCCCGGGCCCCACCGGTCCCGGCCCCAGCGGTCCGGGCTCCGGTGGCTTGCCGGTCCAGCAGCTGGACACCCGGCTGGCCGCCGACGTGGCCGGCGGTGCGAACCTGGACGCCCTCCCGCAGAGCGTGACCTTCACCGCCTCCACCGTGGTGCTCGGCCCGCTCGACACCACCGCGCCGTGCGGCTCGACGGTGCACGCGAGCCTCGCGGTCTCCTCCTACCCGTGGGCCGCCGTGCCGGTCAGCGTGGACGTCCCGGTCGCCTGCTGACCCGCGCCTGACGCGGCGTCGCCAGTCGCCGAACGGCCCCGCCGCACCCGGTGGAAGCGGGTGCGGCGGGGCCCGACACGACGGTACTCCGGCTGGTCGTCATGCGCACCACCAGTGCCCGGCCGTACCACTTCCGGCGGGCCCGGTTCCAATTGGCTCCGTCCAGCTGATGGTTCATAAGATGCGCGCCGTGATGATCACCCGACGACGATTGCCGGGCCGCCCAGCCGCGTTGCTGACAGCCCTGCTGACCATGGCCTTCGCCACCCTGGGCGTGCTGCCCGCGCAGGCCGACAGCCCGAGCCCCAGCCCCACGGAGCAGACCGCGGGCGGCGACGACGCCCCCAAGGTGGACCTGATCCTGGACGTCAGCGGATCCATGGGAATCGCCGACATCGACGGCCGCAGCCGGATATCGGTCGCCCAGCAGTCCATCGACGACGTCATCGACGCCCTGCCTCCGGAGGCCGAGTTCGGCATCCGCACCCTGGGCGCCACCTACCCGGTCAGCGACAAGACGGACGGCTGCACCGACACCAAGGTGCTCTACCCGGTCGGCCACACCGACAAGGTGGAGGCCAAGACCGCCGTCGCCACCCTGCGCCCCACCGGCTGGACCCCGATCGGCCTGGCGCTGCGCGGCGCGGCCCAGGACCTGGGCACCGGCACGGCCACCCGCCGCGTGGTGCTCGTCACCGACGGCGAGGACGACTGCGCCCCGCCGGACCCGTGCGACGTGGCCCGCGAACTGGCCGCCCAAGGCACCCACCTGGTGGTCGACACGCTCGGCCTGGCCCATGACGACAAGGTCCGCCAGCAGCTGCTCTGCATCGCCAACGCCACCGGCGGCACCTACACCGACGTGCACAGCCAGCAGCAGCTGACCGAGCGGCTGAAGCAGTCGGTCCAGCACTCCGACAACAGCTACCGCGCCACCCCGGCGAACGTCACCGGCACCGACCAGTGCGCCACCGCCCCGCTGCTCTCGCCCGGCGTCTACGCCGACCGCGAGAAGTTCTCCGAGCACCGGGTCTACCGGGTGCCGGTGAAGAACGGCCAGGAGCTGCGCGCCTCGGTGAGCGTCACCCCCGACCGCGCCGTGGCCCGCGACTACGGCGTGCTGCTGCAGGCCACCGACGGCAGCGGCCAGGAGCTGGTGCGCGGCACGGACGCGGGCAGCGGGCGCACCGATGTCGCCGCCACCGGCCTGCGCTGGTCCGCGACCCGCAGCGCCTCGCCGACCGCCTCGGCAACCGGCACCACCGGCGTGGCCAACGGTGACCAGGTGGTCTGCCTGGTGGTCAGCAACTCCTTCGCCGGCCAGCCGGGCGTGCAGTCCGACCCCGGACTGCCGCTGGAGCTGACCGTGGACGTCAAGGCGGCTTCGTCCGCCCCCGACGGCCCGGCGCTCGGGCTCGGCCGCGGTTGGATCATGCTGCTGGTGCTGACCGGCGCCGGACTGGTCTGCGGGCTGCTCTGGGGCTGGATCGCACGCTGGCGGATCCGGATCTGGCAGGAGAACTGACGATGCGTAGGACTCGTACTCTGCTGGCCGGCTTGCTGGCCGCCGGCGCCGCCCTGACCGGCGTCGTCACCGCGGCCCCGGTGGCCGTCGCCGACGCGCCGTCGCCCACGGCCGCCGCGTCGGCCTCCGGCTCGGCCGCCCCGGTCACCACCTCCGGCACCTCGTTCCTGACCGCGACCACCCTGGCGCCCGGCCAGGACGCCGTCGTGACCGGCTCCACCGGCGACTACCTGTACTGGGCGTTCGGCGCCTCGGCCGGGCAGACCGACACCGTCACGGTGAACGTCACGCTGCCCCAGGCCTCCGACCGGCACGGCCCGCAGACCTGGACGGTGGACCTCTTCGACGGCCTGCGCCGCCGCCAGGCCTGCACCGCCGGCCCGCAGACCGGCACCGCCGACCAGAACACCGGCTCCCTGTCGCTGAGTTGCACGCTGCGGCAGATCCGCTCCTGGGCCGAGCCGTGGTCCGGCGACCCGCTGCCTGGCAGCTACTACGTGCGGCTCTCGGTCACCGACGTGCCGCAGAACGACCTCGGGCTGGCCACCCAGGTGCGGGTGCACGTCAGCGGCAAGGGCGGCGTGGACGACGCCCAGCCGGAGGGCGGCAGCCTGAAGGCGCCGCTGGTGCCGCCGGTCAACCCCGGTGCCACCGGCGCCCCGACGGCCGCCGCCACCCCGAGCGCGTCGGCCGCCCCGTCGCCGGGCGGTGCCACCGTCGCGGCGCCGGCCGCCGTCAAGTCCCACTGGTACACCGACCTGTTCTCCGGTTGGAACGACCGCTGGTTCTGGACCCTCGGCGGCGCCGCGCTGGCCTCGCTGGCCGGCGTCGGCGGCTACACCCTGACCCGCCACCCGCGCGGCCACCGGCGCACCGTGGAGCGGACGGTCACCCGGGTGTACGAGAGCGAACGGGCCTGACGGACCGTCAGGATTGGGCTCGGCACCGTACGGTGCCGGGCCCATCGTCGTTCCGCTGCTCAAAGGGCGTACTGGGCCAGGCCGTGCCCCAGCGACCAGTCGATGGACTGGTTCTCGGTGAGGGTGATGAAGACGTTGCGCGGCTCGGTGCCCGCGTGCTCCTGGGCGAGCTCGGCGATCCGGCGGTAGAGGGCCTGCTTCTGGGCGGGGGTGCGGCCGGCGCGCAGGGTGATGGCGATGTAGACGATGCCCTCGTCGCGGTGGACGCCCAGGTAGTCGCCGACCCGCAGGGTGCCGCTGCTGCCGTTGTGGCTGGTCAGCACCTGGAAGTGGTCGTCGGCCGGGATGCCGATGGCCTCGATCAGCGCTTGGTGCACCGCGCGGCCCAGCGCGTCGAGACGGGCGGCGTCGGCGTGCAGGGCATCGATTCGGACGAACGGCATGGCAAGGCCCCAGAGGTCAGTCGGCTTCCTCCTCAGCAGTGTACATACCAGTAGGTACAGGGGGCTGCGGGGTGGCCGGCGTCCGGTCGACCGACAGGCCGAGGCAGCTCCAGCTCAGCTGGCGGGGGCCGCCGGGCGGCGGGGCAGGGTGATAAGTCCCGTCGGAGACCGAGAGGTTGACGATCA
Protein-coding regions in this window:
- a CDS encoding G1 family glutamic endopeptidase — protein: MPAPRRLALTASVALLAALGSAAPALAAPTRPATGTHPATAADPATLTHPAVQQLTALLGLPPLVHHLTVHGHQTKPRIPSSAPAHLVGPHGETPANQNYSANWAGYVANANSGTGPYKTVSANWTAPTATCTSQDTYSSFWVGLDGDGSDTVEQTGTSADCSGGSPVYYAWYEMYPAYPVQLPDHVQPGDQLSASVVTDGSGSFTLTISDSSQGWTESTSQQLSGAQLASAEVIAEAPSSNAGVLPLTDFGTVQFSGASVNGGSLTAANPEKVDMAANGVLKAATSDLSGGTDFSVAWKST
- a CDS encoding class I SAM-dependent methyltransferase — protein: MTDTPPPSATSTSTWAAGDYPAMARRLTAVADRVVTAAEVADGTTLLDVGCGTGNAVLAAARRGALATGADPTPELLGLAVERARAEQLPIAWQPAAADGLRGSYDRVVTVFGAMYAPDARRAADALVRCCAPGGRIVSAAWTPDGFMAATNRAASRYLPPPPPGGQPPTRWGDLDVLRALFAPLAVSATVEQVRFEFPSPVAAAEFWVRTAGHLQAERARLIADGSWTALHHDLAAVFTEWNRSGGADIVVEAAYLLAVVDRPLN
- a CDS encoding flavin reductase family protein, which translates into the protein MTVTQQLDGAVRPSHQTITPSILYFGTPVVLLTTENPDGSFNLAPISSAWALGQVVVLGLGTDGQTGANLAARPELVISLPEPHQWPQVERLGELTGRAEPRTHPRRVFQYEPDKFAAGGWHPQPSVAVRPPRVAQCPLQLEARAQRVGTDAAGDFLIVEARVLKVHADPRLVVPGTQHIEPAAWSPLIYNFRHYFGLGPELGSADITETPRGRE
- a CDS encoding acylphosphatase; the protein is MIRNRVIVSGQVQGVFFRDSCRVLAQENSVNGWVRNLPDGTVEAVFEGPPAGVAQLLRWSHHGPEGAVVEHVSQHEETPEGLTSFEVR
- a CDS encoding tautomerase family protein translates to MPFVRIDALHADAARLDALGRAVHQALIEAIGIPADDHFQVLTSHNGSSGTLRVGDYLGVHRDEGIVYIAITLRAGRTPAQKQALYRRIAELAQEHAGTEPRNVFITLTENQSIDWSLGHGLAQYAL
- a CDS encoding winged helix-turn-helix transcriptional regulator, translating into MRHGIEYCPVSVGAELVGDRWTLLVLRELLLGSRRFNDIHRGLPGISRTLLSARLRRMSAHGLVERELDDGGRPEYRLSRAGAELEPVVWQLGDWARRWAFGDPEAEQLDGGWLLWRLRQFVKVAALPARRVVVEFAFHDPDELGWLVLAPGEVSACRRHPGYEVDVWVTADQAEFHRVVAGSGSLAAARRSGLLELAGEPGLVAAFPRWFAWRDGS
- a CDS encoding peptidase, which gives rise to MRRTRTLLAGLLAAGAALTGVVTAAPVAVADAPSPTAAASASGSAAPVTTSGTSFLTATTLAPGQDAVVTGSTGDYLYWAFGASAGQTDTVTVNVTLPQASDRHGPQTWTVDLFDGLRRRQACTAGPQTGTADQNTGSLSLSCTLRQIRSWAEPWSGDPLPGSYYVRLSVTDVPQNDLGLATQVRVHVSGKGGVDDAQPEGGSLKAPLVPPVNPGATGAPTAAATPSASAAPSPGGATVAAPAAVKSHWYTDLFSGWNDRWFWTLGGAALASLAGVGGYTLTRHPRGHRRTVERTVTRVYESERA
- a CDS encoding VWA domain-containing protein; its protein translation is MITRRRLPGRPAALLTALLTMAFATLGVLPAQADSPSPSPTEQTAGGDDAPKVDLILDVSGSMGIADIDGRSRISVAQQSIDDVIDALPPEAEFGIRTLGATYPVSDKTDGCTDTKVLYPVGHTDKVEAKTAVATLRPTGWTPIGLALRGAAQDLGTGTATRRVVLVTDGEDDCAPPDPCDVARELAAQGTHLVVDTLGLAHDDKVRQQLLCIANATGGTYTDVHSQQQLTERLKQSVQHSDNSYRATPANVTGTDQCATAPLLSPGVYADREKFSEHRVYRVPVKNGQELRASVSVTPDRAVARDYGVLLQATDGSGQELVRGTDAGSGRTDVAATGLRWSATRSASPTASATGTTGVANGDQVVCLVVSNSFAGQPGVQSDPGLPLELTVDVKAASSAPDGPALGLGRGWIMLLVLTGAGLVCGLLWGWIARWRIRIWQEN
- a CDS encoding SHOCT domain-containing protein, whose amino-acid sequence is MHNYPLLDLFWTMLEFFLWIVWLFLLFKVITDIFRSHDLKGWGKAGWVFFVIILPFLGVLVYLIARGHSMGERDIEQAKKSEAAFQAYIRDAAGGSSASQADQLAKLAELKNGGAITEEEYQKAKAKLLA
- a CDS encoding DUF72 domain-containing protein; amino-acid sequence: MVLFVGTSGWQYDDWRGVLYEPGTPRRQWLARYAERFSTVENNAAFYRLPPADTFADWRDRTPPGFRMAVKASRYLTHIKRLRDPAEPVQRLCAAVAGLGDRLGPVLLQLPPTLRADPGLLEACLGCFPPQLRVAVEPRHQSWWTREVRSVLTRHNAALCWADRRSRPVTPLWRTADWGYLRFHEGLAHPFPRYGKQALGHWAARVAETWPNTADVHAYFNNDLGGAAVLDAAAFAAIAARTGRTVAPVPILTTR